The Manihot esculenta cultivar AM560-2 chromosome 1, M.esculenta_v8, whole genome shotgun sequence genome has a window encoding:
- the LOC110611568 gene encoding EKC/KEOPS complex subunit TP53RK isoform X1 has product MEIDSDVKDGSLILIKQGAEARVFESNFVGRRSIVKERFSKKYRHPSLDAKLTLKRLNAEARCMTKARRLGVSTPVLYAVDPLLHTLTFEYVEGHSVKDMFLEFGLHGVVEERMDDIATQIGDAIGKLHDGGLIHGDLTTSNMLIRNGTNQLVLIDFGLSFTSTLPEDKAVDLYVLERALLSMHSSCGNVMDRVIAAYRKSSKQWSSTMNKLAQVRQRGRKRTMVG; this is encoded by the exons agAGTTTTTGAGTCTAATTTTGTTGGAAGGAGGTCTATTGTCAAGGAACGCTTCTCAAAGAAGTATAGGCATCCATCTTTGGATGCTAAACTTACACTCAAGCGCTTGAATGCG GAAGCAAGATGCATGACAAAGGCAAGGCGACTTGGGGTTTCTACTCCAGTGCTGTATGCTGTGGACCCTTTACTGCATACCCTCACATTTGAGTATGTGGAGGGTCATTCTGTGAAAGATATGTTTCTTGAATTTGGATTACATGGTGTTGTGGAAGAACGCATGGATGATATTGCGACACAGATTGGTGATGCTATTGGAAAACTGCATGATGGTGGCCTTATTCATGGTGACTTGACCACATCAAATATGTTAATACGAAATGGCACTAATCAATTG GTCCTTATTGATTTTGGTCTGAGCTTCACATCAACCCTTCCTGAAGACAAGGCAGTTGATTTGTATGTGCTGGAACGAGCATTGCTTTCGATGCATTCTTCTTGTGGGAATGTG ATGGATCGCGTGATTGCTGCATATAGGAAGTCCTCAAAGCAATGGTCATCCACAATGAACAAGCTAGCCCAAG TTCGCCAAAGGGGTAGAAAGCGCACGATGGTTGGATAG
- the LOC110611612 gene encoding CST complex subunit STN1 — protein MDPKFQYTHVKLLAFDLLSLLQTPSFSSDPICFSRLGKSLSRAEILGLVTSREHKPNKFLKFTIDDGTGCVSCILWLNQLASPYFSRRSPPDVRLIADVATHFASDIKIGVVARVRGRITSYRGVVQITVSDVVIERDPNAETFHRLNCIKLARNYYGVAAPCM, from the coding sequence ATGGATCCAAAATTCCAATACACACACGTAAAACTCCTGGCCTTCGATCTCCTCTCTCTCCTCCAAACCCCGTCCTTCTCCTCCGATCCAATCTGCTTCTCTCGCCTTGGCAAGTCCCTCTCACGCGCCGAAATCCTTGGTCTCGTAACCTCCCGGGAGCACAAACCGAATAAATTTCTCAAATTCACAATCGATGACGGCACCGGTTGTGTAAGCTGCATTCTCTGGCTCAACCAACTCGCCTCCCCCTACTTCTCTCGCCGCAGCCCTCCAGATGTTCGATTAATTGCGGACGTGGCCACTCATTTTGCCTCCGACATCAAGATTGGGGTTGTGGCTAGGGTGCGCGGGAGGATCACGAGCTATAGAGGTGTTGTTCAGATTACTGTGTCCGATGTTGTGATAGAGAGGGATCCCAATGCGGAAACTTTCCACCGGTTAAATTGCATTAAGCTGGCGCGCAACTACTACGGTGTTGCCGCCCCATGTATGTAG
- the LOC110620946 gene encoding type I inositol polyphosphate 5-phosphatase 4, with amino-acid sequence MRDGNSKKSKLSWPKTLVKKWFNIKSKAEEFQADDVVCGGIDEDWRTKFSEREACTIKKSKTERINKRNSDRVRRTKIDIDAGHVTDVHNYRIFVATWNVAGKSPPSYLNLEDWLHTSPPADIYVLGFQEIVPLNAGNVLGTEDNGPARKWLALIRKTLNSLPGASAGYHTPSPTPDPIVELDADFEGSTRQKASSFFHRRSFQSLSRSMRMDNDMTMLQPRLDRRFSVCDRVIFGHRPSDYEPNFKWGSSDDENGHGDSPGTSHYSPIDYGGSFSLEDRDRQMGQSMYCLVASKQMVGIFLTVWVKSDLRDDVRNMKVSCVGRGLMGYLGNKGSISISMSLHQTSFCFICSHLTSGQKEGDELRRNSDVMEILRKTRFPRVHGIGDESSPQTILEHDRIIWLGDLNYRIALSYRTAKALVEMRNWRALLENDQLRIEQRRGRVFQGWTEGRIYFPPTYKYSNNSDRYAGDDRCPKEKRRTPAWCDRILWYGRGLNQLSYVRGESRFSDHRPVYSIFLAEVESISRSRIKKSMSCSSSRIEVEELLPQALGYSELNFL; translated from the exons ATGAGAGATGGGAACTCGAAGAAAAGCAAG CTTTCATGGCCCAAGACACTGGTCAAGAAGTGGTTCAATATCAAGAGCAAAGCTGAGGAATTTCAAGCAGACGATGTCGTTTGTGGAG GTATTGATGAGGATTGGAGGACCAAATTCTCAGAGAGAGAGGCATGCACCATCAAGAAAAGCAAAACAG AAAGAATCAATAAGAGGAATTCTGATCGAGTTCGAAGAACCAAGATTGACATTGATGCTGGGCATGTCACTGATGTTCACAATTATAG GATTTTTGTAGCAACCTGGAATGTTGCTGGAAAATCTCCTCCAAGTTATTTGAATCTTGAAGATTGGCTTCATACCTCTCCTCCTGCTGACATTTATGTTCTTGG GTTTCAAGAAATTGTTCCTCTGAATGCTGGCAATGTCTTGGGTACAGAAGACAATGGCCCAGCCAGAAAATGGTTAGCTCTTATTAGGAAGACTCTAAATAGTCTTCCTGGTGCAAGTGCTGGTTATCATACGCCTTCCCCCACCCCTGATCCAATTGTAGAATTGGATGCAGATTTTGAGGGTTCAACAAGGCAGAAGGCCTCATCTTTTTTCCATCGTCGCTCCTTTCAATCATTGAGCCGCAGCATGAGAATGGATAATGACATGACAATGCTACAACCTAGACTTGATCGACGTTTCAGTGTCTGTGATAGGGTCATATTTGGGCATAGACCAAGTGATTATGAGCCCAATTTTAAATGGGGCTCCTCAGATGATGAGAATGGACATGGGGATTCACCAGGTACCTCTCATTATTCACCAATTGACTATGGTGGATCCTTCTCATTAGAGGATAGAGATAGGCAAATGGGGCAATCAATGTACTGTTTAGTTGCCAGTAAGCAAATGGTTGGAATATTTCTAACAGTATGGGTAAAGAGCGATCTCAGAGATGATGTTCGCAACATGAAAGTGTCTTGTGTGGGTAGAGGGTTGATGGGTTATCTCGGAAACAAG GGTTCAATTTCAATTAGCATGTCATTGCACCAAACAAGCTTTTGCTTCATCTGTAGCCATTTAACATCTGGGCAGAAGGAGGGAGATGAGCTACGAAGAAACTCTGATGTCATGGAGATCCTTAGGAAGACAAGGTTTCCTAGAGTTCATGGTATAGGAGATGAAAGTTCCCCTCAAACAATTCTGGAACATGA TCGAATTATTTGGCTTGGGGATTTAAATTATCGAATTGCCTTGTCTTACCGAACTGCAAAGGCACTTGTGGAGATGCGCAACTGGAGGGCATTGTTAGAGAATGACCAG CTTAGGATAGAACAGAGACGGGGACGAGTCTTTCAGGGTTGGACTGAAGGGAGGATATACTTCCCTCCCACATACAAGTATTCTAACAATTCAGACCGATATGCAGGGGATGACAGGTGCCCAAAGGAGAAGCGAAGAACCCCTGCAtg GTGTGATCGCATATTGTGGTATGGAAGAGGCCTCAATCAGTTATCTTATGTACGTGGGGAATCAAGGTTCTCAGATCATAGACCAGTTTATAGCATATTTTTGGCTGAGGTTGAGTCAATAAGTCGCAGCCGAATCAAGAAAAGCATGAGTTGTTCAAGTTCCAGAATTGAAGTGGAGGAGCTACTGCCACAGGCACTTGGATACAGTGAGCTCAATTTCTTATAA